A genome region from Crossiella equi includes the following:
- a CDS encoding nitroreductase family protein: MSDRRAPSSVPLHDLLATRWSPRVLDPGAEVTDPQLRALFEAARWAPSWGNTQPARFVVGRRGDEVFKKLADTMTEGNKRWAEVSSVLVLGLVATQLDDGKPMPYAEYGLGLATQNLVLQAVAEGLVAHQMAGFSKEGAKAVLSLPEGFEPVVLISVGSLGSLEGADERLVAKDTAPRSRKPLAELVFTEWGEPAF, translated from the coding sequence GTGTCCGACCGCCGAGCACCGTCCAGCGTCCCCCTGCACGACCTGCTGGCCACCCGCTGGAGCCCCCGGGTCCTGGACCCCGGTGCCGAGGTCACCGACCCCCAGCTCCGCGCCCTGTTCGAGGCGGCCCGCTGGGCCCCGTCCTGGGGCAACACCCAGCCCGCCCGCTTCGTCGTGGGCCGCCGGGGCGACGAGGTGTTCAAGAAGCTGGCCGACACGATGACCGAGGGCAACAAGCGCTGGGCCGAGGTCTCCAGCGTCCTCGTCCTGGGCCTGGTCGCCACGCAGCTCGACGACGGCAAGCCGATGCCGTACGCGGAGTACGGCCTGGGCCTGGCCACGCAGAACCTGGTGCTCCAGGCCGTGGCCGAGGGCCTGGTCGCCCACCAGATGGCCGGTTTCAGCAAGGAGGGCGCCAAGGCCGTCCTCTCCCTGCCGGAGGGCTTCGAGCCGGTCGTGCTGATCTCGGTCGGCTCGCTGGGCTCGCTGGAGGGCGCGGACGAGCGGCTGGTCGCGAAGGACACCGCGCCCCGGAGCCGGAAGCCGTTGGCGGAGCTGGTTTTCACCGAATGGGGTGAACCTGCGTTCTAG
- a CDS encoding gluconokinase, which yields MTSGGDGVVLGIDLGTTATKVVAADRRGRVLALAERGYPMRTDQPGLAVHDPDRVLEAALEAVRECVGSVSSPVQALSFTGAMHTTLGLDADFRPVTPSLSWADNRAVEQAARLRADSGAADLHRATGTPVHPFAPLAKLVWFAEQDPDTRPAHWCSLKDYVLLHFTGRLVTEHSYASGSGLLNIHELAWHQPSLDLAGIRAEQLPELLAPTDLLSLREEVAEDTGLPRGLPVAAGGGDGPLANLGVGAIRPGTAALSLGTSGALRVVRTEPGVDEHCRTFCYGIADGLWALGGAVSNGGVVAQWAAELVGEQDVSRLLEEAAAVPAGANGLLALPYLLGERAPWWDPDPRGLLLGLRRDHGRAEITRALVEGVAQQLALVRDAVADTGAEINPVRATGGAFRSRLWASLIAAALDTTLEVTEDSEGSGLGACFLGWRALGALELAEVADLVTPTEVEHPDPGLAEHLAAARPKVEQAYRALRGLMS from the coding sequence ATGACCTCCGGCGGCGACGGCGTGGTGCTCGGCATCGACCTGGGCACCACCGCGACCAAGGTGGTGGCCGCGGACCGGCGGGGGCGGGTGCTCGCCCTCGCCGAACGCGGCTACCCCATGCGCACCGACCAGCCCGGGCTGGCGGTGCACGACCCCGACCGCGTGCTCGAGGCCGCGCTGGAGGCGGTGCGCGAGTGCGTCGGGTCGGTCTCCAGCCCGGTGCAGGCCCTGTCCTTCACCGGCGCCATGCACACCACGTTGGGCTTGGACGCCGACTTCCGCCCGGTCACCCCGTCGCTGAGCTGGGCGGACAACCGCGCCGTCGAGCAGGCCGCCCGCCTGCGCGCCGACTCCGGCGCCGCCGACCTGCACCGCGCCACCGGCACCCCGGTGCACCCGTTCGCCCCGCTGGCCAAGCTCGTGTGGTTCGCCGAGCAGGACCCGGACACCCGCCCCGCGCACTGGTGCTCGCTCAAGGACTACGTCCTGCTCCACTTCACCGGCCGCCTGGTCACCGAGCACTCTTACGCCTCCGGCAGCGGCCTGCTCAACATCCACGAGCTGGCCTGGCACCAGCCCTCGCTGGACCTGGCGGGCATCCGCGCCGAACAGCTGCCCGAGCTGCTGGCCCCCACCGACCTGCTCTCCCTGCGGGAGGAGGTGGCAGAGGACACCGGCCTGCCGCGCGGCCTGCCGGTGGCCGCCGGTGGCGGCGACGGACCGCTGGCCAACCTCGGTGTCGGCGCCATCCGCCCCGGCACCGCCGCGCTGTCCCTGGGCACCAGCGGCGCGTTGCGCGTGGTGCGCACCGAGCCCGGCGTGGACGAGCACTGCCGCACGTTCTGCTACGGCATCGCCGACGGCCTGTGGGCCCTGGGCGGCGCGGTCAGCAACGGGGGAGTGGTCGCCCAGTGGGCTGCCGAGCTGGTCGGCGAGCAGGACGTGAGCCGCCTGCTGGAGGAGGCCGCGGCCGTGCCCGCCGGGGCCAACGGCCTGCTCGCGCTGCCCTACCTGCTCGGCGAGCGGGCCCCGTGGTGGGACCCGGACCCGCGCGGCCTGCTGCTCGGCCTGCGCCGCGACCACGGCCGCGCCGAGATCACCCGGGCGCTGGTGGAGGGCGTTGCCCAGCAGCTGGCGCTGGTGCGCGACGCGGTGGCCGACACCGGGGCCGAGATCAACCCGGTCCGGGCCACCGGCGGGGCCTTCCGGTCGCGGCTGTGGGCTTCGCTGATCGCCGCCGCCCTGGACACCACGCTCGAGGTCACCGAGGACAGTGAGGGCTCCGGCCTGGGCGCCTGCTTCCTCGGCTGGCGGGCGCTGGGCGCGCTCGAGCTGGCCGAGGTCGCTGACCTGGTCACGCCCACCGAGGTGGAGCACCCGGACCCCGGGCTGGCCGAACACCTGGCCGCCGCGCGCCCGAAGGTCGAACAGGCCTACCGGGCGCTGCGCGGGCTCATGAGCTGA
- a CDS encoding catalase, with protein MTTQRYTTTNAGIPVASDEHSLTAGTNGPILLQDHYLIEKMAQFNRERVPERVVHAKGGGAFGFFEVTEDVSQFTKAALFQPGVRTETLVRFSTVAGELGSPDTWRDPRGFAVKFYTEQGNYDLVGNNTPIFFLRDPSKFSDFIRSQKRRADNGRRDHDMQWDFWSASPETAHQVTWLMGDRGIPRSWRHQNGYGSHTFLWVNAGGEKFWVKYHFKTDQGIEFLPSSEAAQLAGEDADHHISDLWNSISTGNAPSWTLYVQVMPYAEAADYRFNPFDLTKVWPHGDYPLLKVGRLVLNRNPDNYFAQIEQSAFEPSNLVPGIGTSPDRMLQGRLFSYPDAHRYRIGTNYAELPVNRPQSPVHSYGKDGAMRHHNLPDPVYAPNTYGGPKADSARFPDDTADYGLTEEIVRAAYALHAEDDDFGQAGTLVRSVLDDAQRARLTENITGHLANGVSRPVLDRALQYWRNVDKSLGDAVAEKLTR; from the coding sequence GTGACCACGCAGAGGTACACCACGACCAATGCGGGCATCCCGGTGGCCAGCGACGAGCACTCGCTGACCGCGGGCACCAACGGCCCGATCCTGCTGCAGGACCACTACCTCATCGAGAAGATGGCCCAGTTCAACCGCGAGCGCGTGCCCGAGCGTGTGGTGCACGCCAAGGGCGGCGGGGCCTTCGGCTTCTTCGAGGTCACCGAGGACGTCAGCCAGTTCACCAAGGCCGCCCTGTTCCAGCCCGGCGTGCGCACCGAGACGCTGGTCCGCTTCTCCACCGTGGCCGGTGAGCTCGGCTCGCCCGACACCTGGCGAGACCCGCGCGGCTTCGCGGTGAAGTTCTACACCGAGCAGGGCAACTACGACCTGGTCGGCAACAACACCCCGATCTTCTTCCTGCGCGACCCCAGCAAGTTCTCCGACTTCATCCGCTCGCAGAAGCGCCGCGCGGACAACGGCCGCCGCGACCACGACATGCAGTGGGACTTCTGGTCGGCCTCCCCGGAGACCGCGCACCAGGTCACCTGGCTGATGGGCGACCGGGGCATCCCGAGGAGCTGGCGGCACCAGAACGGCTACGGCTCGCACACCTTCCTCTGGGTCAACGCGGGCGGCGAGAAGTTCTGGGTCAAGTACCACTTCAAGACCGACCAGGGCATCGAGTTCCTGCCCTCCAGCGAGGCGGCGCAGCTGGCCGGTGAGGACGCCGACCACCACATCTCCGACCTGTGGAACTCCATCTCCACCGGCAACGCGCCGAGCTGGACCCTGTACGTGCAGGTCATGCCGTACGCCGAGGCCGCGGACTACCGGTTCAACCCGTTCGACCTGACCAAGGTGTGGCCGCACGGCGACTACCCGCTGCTCAAGGTCGGACGGCTGGTGCTCAACCGCAACCCGGACAACTACTTCGCCCAGATCGAGCAGTCCGCGTTCGAGCCGTCCAACCTGGTCCCCGGCATCGGCACCTCGCCGGACCGCATGCTCCAGGGCCGCCTGTTCTCCTACCCGGACGCCCACCGCTACCGCATCGGCACCAACTACGCCGAGCTGCCGGTCAACCGCCCGCAGTCCCCGGTGCACTCCTACGGCAAGGACGGCGCGATGCGCCACCACAACCTGCCCGACCCGGTGTACGCGCCCAACACCTACGGCGGGCCGAAAGCCGACAGCGCCCGGTTCCCGGACGACACCGCCGACTACGGCCTGACCGAGGAGATCGTGCGCGCCGCGTACGCCCTGCACGCCGAGGACGACGACTTCGGCCAGGCGGGCACGCTGGTGCGCTCGGTGCTCGACGACGCCCAGCGGGCGCGGCTGACCGAGAACATCACCGGGCATCTGGCCAACGGGGTGTCCCGGCCGGTGCTCGACCGCGCCCTCCAGTACTGGCGCAACGTGGACAAGAGCCTCGGCGACGCGGTCGCGGAGAAGCTCACCCGATGA
- a CDS encoding SDR family NAD(P)-dependent oxidoreductase, which yields MSARITTPFTRESTAAEVLAGVDLSGQRAIVTGGASGIGVETARALVNAGAEVHLAVRNTEAGEKVAAEVGAAGVRHLELADRASVARFAADWQGPLHILVNNAGVMASPLTRTAEGWELQFATNHLGHFGLTTGLHRALAAAGGARVVSVSSSAHLRAGVDFDDLHFERRAYEPWVAYGQSKTANVLFAVEAAKRWAADGIAVNALMPGGIRTALQRHVDPAVLDAMAEGFQWSTTEQGAATSVLLAGSPLVDGVTGRYFEKCAEAEPAPEGATMGMSGVAAYALDPEAARKLWDVSVALLSS from the coding sequence ATGTCCGCTCGCATCACCACCCCCTTCACCCGCGAGTCGACCGCCGCCGAGGTGCTCGCCGGGGTAGACCTCAGCGGCCAGCGCGCCATCGTCACCGGCGGCGCCTCCGGCATCGGGGTCGAGACGGCTCGCGCCCTGGTCAACGCGGGTGCCGAGGTGCACCTCGCGGTCCGGAACACCGAGGCGGGCGAGAAGGTCGCGGCCGAGGTCGGTGCCGCCGGGGTACGCCACCTGGAGCTCGCCGACCGCGCCTCGGTGGCCCGGTTCGCCGCCGACTGGCAGGGCCCGCTGCACATCCTGGTGAACAACGCCGGGGTGATGGCCTCGCCGCTGACCCGCACCGCTGAGGGCTGGGAGCTCCAGTTCGCCACCAACCACCTCGGCCACTTCGGGCTCACCACCGGCCTGCACCGCGCGCTCGCGGCGGCCGGGGGCGCCCGCGTGGTCTCGGTCAGCTCCTCGGCGCACCTGCGCGCCGGGGTCGACTTCGACGACCTGCACTTCGAGCGCCGCGCCTACGAACCGTGGGTGGCCTACGGCCAGTCCAAGACCGCGAACGTGCTCTTCGCGGTCGAGGCGGCCAAGCGCTGGGCGGCCGACGGCATCGCGGTGAACGCGCTGATGCCGGGAGGCATCCGCACCGCGCTGCAGCGCCACGTGGACCCGGCGGTCCTGGACGCCATGGCCGAGGGCTTCCAGTGGTCGACCACCGAGCAGGGCGCCGCCACCTCGGTGCTGCTCGCGGGCTCGCCGCTGGTCGACGGGGTGACCGGCCGCTACTTCGAGAAGTGCGCCGAGGCCGAGCCCGCCCCCGAGGGCGCCACCATGGGCATGTCCGGCGTGGCCGCGTACGCGCTGGACCCCGAGGCCGCCCGGAAGCTGTGGGACGTCTCGGTCGCGCTGCTCAGCTCATGA
- a CDS encoding TetR/AcrR family transcriptional regulator encodes MRADAKRNRDLLLASAVRLFTERGMDTTLDAVAKDAGVGIGTLYRHFPTREALIEAAYRSELAAVCAAADELLAELPPERALRVWMDRFVDYLITKAGLAPALNAVIDSGGNPYSDSMRMLTDCFAKLLGPSGLRQDVLPEDLVLGVAAVGHFAVDRREQAGRVLDLLMDGLRHRS; translated from the coding sequence ATGCGTGCCGACGCCAAGCGCAACCGCGACCTGCTGCTGGCCAGCGCGGTCCGGCTGTTCACCGAGCGCGGCATGGACACCACGCTGGACGCGGTCGCCAAGGACGCCGGGGTGGGCATCGGCACGCTGTACCGGCACTTCCCGACGCGCGAGGCCCTGATCGAGGCGGCCTACCGCAGCGAGCTGGCCGCGGTCTGCGCGGCGGCCGACGAGCTGCTGGCCGAGCTGCCGCCGGAGCGCGCGCTGCGCGTCTGGATGGACCGCTTCGTGGACTACCTGATCACCAAGGCGGGGCTGGCCCCGGCGCTCAACGCGGTGATCGACTCAGGCGGCAACCCCTACAGCGACAGCATGCGCATGCTCACCGACTGCTTCGCGAAGCTGCTCGGGCCCTCCGGCCTGCGGCAGGACGTGCTGCCGGAGGACCTGGTGCTCGGTGTGGCGGCCGTCGGCCACTTCGCCGTGGACCGCCGGGAGCAGGCCGGGCGCGTGCTCGACCTGCTGATGGACGGCCTCCGCCACCGGTCCTAG
- a CDS encoding Fur family transcriptional regulator: protein MSTQSTSPADARDQLRSVGLRITQPRIAVLEWLAHHPHSTADAVAAAARARLGTVSTQAVYDVLSACTAAGLLRRIEPAGHPARFETRTGDNHHHLVCRACGRTTDVDCVRGERPCLAPSDAAGYAVDEAEVVFWGLCPDCRPHHEESSP, encoded by the coding sequence ATGAGCACCCAGTCCACCTCCCCCGCCGATGCCCGCGACCAGCTCCGGTCCGTCGGGCTCCGCATCACGCAGCCCCGCATCGCGGTGCTGGAGTGGCTCGCGCACCACCCCCACTCCACCGCGGACGCGGTCGCGGCGGCCGCCCGGGCCCGTCTCGGCACCGTCTCCACGCAGGCGGTCTACGACGTGCTCAGCGCCTGCACGGCCGCGGGGCTGCTGCGGCGGATCGAACCGGCGGGGCACCCGGCCCGGTTCGAGACCCGCACGGGGGACAACCACCACCACCTGGTGTGCCGCGCGTGCGGCCGCACCACGGACGTGGACTGCGTGCGTGGCGAGCGCCCCTGCCTCGCGCCGTCGGACGCCGCCGGGTACGCGGTGGACGAGGCCGAGGTCGTCTTCTGGGGCCTGTGCCCGGACTGCCGCCCCCACCACGAGGAGAGCTCACCGTGA
- a CDS encoding aspartate-semialdehyde dehydrogenase encodes MSNGPVLALVGATGAVGTVMIDIINGRESVPWGEIRLIASPRSAGKKITVRGEELTVIALAPEAFDGVDVAMFDVPDEVSAEWAPIAAARGAVAVDNSGAFRMDPDVPLVVPEVNADQVANRPRGIISNPNCTTLSMMAGLGALHREYQLTELVVASYQAVSGAGKDGVDRLYAEIAAVAGKALGEKAGDVRAALEAAGLPLADSPFPAPMAFNVVPWAGSLKDEGWSSEELKVRNESRKILGIPDLKVSATCVRVPVVTTHSMAVHATFAREVTVEQAKKLLGEQPSVVVVDDPANGEFPTPADVVGGDPTYIGRIRQALDFPNTLELFVCGDNLRKGAALNTYEIAEVVVQA; translated from the coding sequence ATGTCCAACGGACCCGTGCTCGCCCTGGTCGGTGCCACCGGCGCGGTCGGCACCGTCATGATCGACATCATCAACGGCCGGGAGTCCGTGCCGTGGGGTGAGATCCGCCTGATCGCCTCCCCGCGCTCGGCGGGCAAGAAGATCACCGTGCGCGGCGAGGAGCTCACCGTCATCGCGCTCGCGCCGGAGGCCTTCGACGGCGTGGACGTGGCCATGTTCGACGTCCCGGACGAGGTCTCCGCCGAGTGGGCCCCGATCGCCGCCGCCCGCGGCGCGGTCGCGGTCGACAACTCCGGAGCCTTCCGCATGGACCCGGACGTGCCGCTGGTGGTGCCCGAGGTGAACGCCGACCAGGTGGCCAACCGGCCGCGCGGCATCATCTCCAACCCGAACTGCACGACCCTGTCGATGATGGCCGGGCTCGGCGCGCTGCACCGCGAGTACCAGCTCACCGAGCTGGTCGTGGCCAGCTACCAGGCCGTCTCCGGCGCGGGCAAGGACGGCGTGGACCGCCTCTACGCCGAGATCGCGGCGGTGGCGGGCAAGGCGCTGGGCGAGAAGGCGGGCGACGTGCGCGCCGCGCTGGAGGCCGCGGGCCTGCCCCTTGCCGACTCGCCGTTCCCCGCGCCGATGGCCTTCAACGTGGTGCCGTGGGCGGGCTCGCTCAAGGACGAGGGCTGGTCCAGCGAGGAGCTGAAGGTCCGCAACGAGTCCCGCAAGATCCTGGGCATCCCGGACCTGAAGGTCTCCGCGACCTGCGTGCGCGTCCCGGTGGTCACCACGCACTCCATGGCCGTGCACGCCACGTTCGCGCGTGAGGTCACCGTGGAGCAGGCGAAGAAGCTGCTCGGCGAGCAGCCCTCCGTCGTGGTGGTGGACGACCCGGCCAACGGCGAGTTCCCCACCCCGGCCGACGTGGTCGGCGGCGACCCGACCTACATCGGGCGCATCCGCCAGGCGCTGGACTTCCCGAACACGCTCGAACTGTTCGTCTGCGGTGACAACCTGCGCAAGGGCGCCGCGCTCAACACCTACGAGATCGCCGAGGTCGTCGTCCAGGCGTGA
- a CDS encoding NADPH-dependent FMN reductase, which translates to MTVTVVGIGGSLRADSQSQRALDLVLSGARDAGAKTVSFTGPDLVLPFYDPAVPERPENAVRMVEALRRADGVVLVSPGYHGTVSGLVKNTLDYIEDLRGDERPYLDGRAVGCVATAMGWQAAVTTLTALRSIVHALRGWPTPLGAALNSREVNFDNIGGCTDDQVSQTLRTIGRQVAEFALRGGHQPGSRPEGLPGDDES; encoded by the coding sequence ATGACGGTCACCGTGGTGGGCATCGGCGGTTCGCTGCGCGCCGACTCGCAGTCGCAGCGTGCCCTCGACCTCGTGCTGTCCGGGGCGAGGGACGCGGGCGCCAAGACGGTCTCGTTCACCGGGCCTGACCTGGTGCTGCCCTTCTACGACCCGGCGGTGCCGGAGCGCCCGGAGAACGCGGTGCGCATGGTCGAGGCGCTGCGCCGGGCCGACGGCGTGGTGCTGGTCTCGCCCGGTTACCACGGCACGGTGTCCGGCCTGGTCAAGAACACCCTCGACTACATCGAGGACCTGCGCGGCGACGAGCGGCCGTACCTGGACGGGCGCGCCGTCGGCTGCGTGGCCACCGCGATGGGCTGGCAGGCCGCGGTCACCACGCTGACCGCGCTGCGCTCGATCGTGCACGCCCTGCGCGGCTGGCCGACCCCGCTCGGCGCGGCCCTGAACTCGCGCGAGGTGAACTTCGACAACATCGGCGGGTGCACCGACGACCAGGTCAGCCAGACCCTGCGCACCATCGGCAGGCAGGTCGCGGAGTTCGCGCTGCGCGGCGGCCATCAGCCTGGAAGCCGACCCGAGGGCCTACCTGGCGACGATGAAAGCTGA
- a CDS encoding aspartate kinase, which translates to MALVVQKYGGSSVETAERIKRVAERIVETRKAGNDVVVAVSAMGDTTDDLLDLASQVAPVPPAREMDMLLTAGERISMSLLAMAIHALGAEARSYTGSQAGVLTTSAHGKARIIDVTPGRIREALDEGAIAIVAGFQGVSQDSKEITTLGRGGTDTTAVALAAALNADVCEIYTDVDGVFSADPRIVPDARHLEQITYEEMLEMAACGAKVLHLRSVEYARRNGIPIRVRSSFNNKPGTLVTGSVEDLAVEQALITGVAHDRSEAKITVTGVPDHPGIAARIFRVVADAELDIDMVVQNVSRAVSGRTDITFTLPKSGGPTAVSALEKAKGEIGFEQVVYDEHVGKVSLIGAGMRSHPGVTATFCEALAKVGVNIEIISTSEIRISVICRDTQLDDAVRALHDAFELGGDEEAVVYAGSGR; encoded by the coding sequence GTGGCGCTCGTCGTCCAGAAGTACGGCGGATCCTCGGTGGAGACTGCTGAGCGAATCAAACGCGTGGCCGAGCGGATCGTCGAGACGCGCAAAGCGGGCAACGACGTCGTCGTGGCCGTCTCCGCGATGGGGGACACCACCGACGACCTGCTCGACCTGGCCAGCCAGGTCGCGCCGGTGCCGCCCGCCCGCGAGATGGACATGCTGCTCACCGCGGGTGAGCGCATCTCGATGTCCCTGCTCGCCATGGCCATCCACGCCCTCGGGGCGGAGGCGCGGTCCTACACCGGTTCGCAGGCCGGGGTGCTGACCACCTCGGCGCACGGCAAGGCGCGCATCATCGACGTCACGCCGGGCCGCATCCGGGAGGCGCTCGACGAGGGGGCCATCGCCATCGTGGCGGGCTTCCAGGGCGTCAGCCAGGACAGCAAGGAGATCACCACCCTCGGCCGGGGTGGCACCGACACCACCGCGGTCGCGCTGGCCGCCGCGCTGAATGCAGACGTCTGCGAGATCTACACCGACGTCGACGGCGTGTTCAGCGCCGACCCCCGGATCGTGCCGGACGCGCGCCACCTGGAGCAGATCACCTACGAGGAGATGCTCGAGATGGCCGCCTGCGGCGCCAAGGTGCTGCACCTGCGCTCGGTGGAGTACGCCCGGCGCAACGGCATCCCGATCCGAGTTCGCTCTTCGTTCAACAACAAGCCGGGCACCCTGGTGACCGGGTCTGTGGAGGATCTTGCCGTGGAGCAGGCGTTGATCACCGGCGTCGCGCACGACCGGTCGGAAGCGAAGATCACCGTGACCGGCGTGCCGGACCACCCCGGCATCGCCGCCCGGATCTTCCGGGTGGTCGCCGATGCCGAGCTGGACATCGACATGGTGGTGCAGAACGTCTCGCGCGCCGTGTCCGGCCGCACCGACATCACCTTCACCCTGCCCAAGTCCGGCGGCCCGACCGCGGTGTCCGCGCTGGAGAAGGCCAAGGGCGAGATCGGCTTCGAGCAGGTCGTCTACGACGAGCACGTCGGCAAGGTCAGCCTGATCGGCGCGGGCATGCGCTCGCACCCCGGTGTCACCGCCACCTTCTGCGAGGCGCTGGCCAAGGTCGGGGTGAACATCGAGATCATCTCCACCTCGGAGATCCGCATCTCGGTCATCTGCCGCGACACCCAGCTCGACGACGCGGTCCGCGCGCTGCACGACGCCTTCGAGCTCGGCGGCGACGAGGAAGCCGTCGTCTACGCCGGATCGGGGCGCTGA
- a CDS encoding MFS transporter, producing the protein MPIEPYRRLFALPGVRALVVVTLLARTPIAAGPIVLNLHVLQELDKGYTWAAVVSVAVTLGLAVGAPVLGRLVDSHGLRPVVVVTTVVEALFWFSASWLGLTGLLAASVVGGFFALPVNSIARQAMATLVPEERRRTAFSLDSMVMELAFMVGPAVGVVIVTNLSGHLAMALVGTSIVLAGIGLYFLNPATRAPDAVVSDGPRPPRSSWLTTRMAAVLAASAGAVLVLSGSDLAIVGVLRDADQTPWLSAVIPMWCLASLIGGFVYGAMHRSYPSLVLMGLLGLCTIPVALATEWWLIGLMIIPAGLLCAPTVAATSEEVSSLAPESVRGEAMGLHGSALTAGSALGAPLAGVAIDAFGAPWGFVAVGCAGLLAAVVAWTLLQSSNRRRAAVAAA; encoded by the coding sequence GTGCCGATCGAGCCCTACCGCCGCCTGTTCGCCCTTCCCGGCGTGCGGGCTCTCGTCGTAGTCACCCTGCTGGCCCGCACTCCGATCGCGGCAGGGCCAATCGTGTTGAACCTGCACGTGCTCCAGGAGCTCGACAAGGGCTACACCTGGGCCGCCGTGGTGAGCGTGGCGGTGACCCTCGGGCTCGCGGTCGGCGCCCCGGTCCTGGGCAGGCTGGTCGACAGCCACGGCCTGCGCCCGGTGGTCGTGGTCACCACCGTGGTCGAGGCGCTGTTCTGGTTCTCCGCGTCCTGGCTCGGGCTCACCGGACTGCTGGCCGCCTCCGTGGTCGGCGGGTTCTTCGCCCTGCCGGTCAACTCGATCGCCCGGCAGGCCATGGCCACCCTGGTGCCCGAGGAGCGGCGGCGCACGGCGTTCTCCCTGGACTCGATGGTCATGGAGCTGGCCTTCATGGTCGGGCCCGCGGTCGGCGTGGTCATCGTGACCAACCTGTCCGGCCACCTGGCCATGGCGCTCGTGGGCACCAGCATCGTGCTCGCCGGGATCGGGTTGTACTTCCTCAACCCGGCCACCCGCGCCCCGGACGCCGTGGTCAGCGACGGCCCGCGCCCGCCGAGGTCGAGCTGGCTGACCACGCGCATGGCCGCGGTGCTGGCCGCCTCCGCCGGGGCCGTGCTGGTGCTCTCCGGCAGCGACCTGGCCATCGTCGGCGTGCTGCGCGACGCGGACCAGACGCCGTGGCTGAGCGCGGTCATCCCGATGTGGTGCCTGGCCTCGCTGATCGGCGGCTTCGTCTACGGCGCGATGCACCGCTCGTACCCGTCGCTGGTGCTGATGGGCCTGCTCGGTCTGTGCACGATCCCGGTGGCGCTGGCCACCGAGTGGTGGCTGATCGGCCTGATGATCATCCCGGCCGGACTGCTGTGCGCGCCGACCGTCGCGGCCACCTCCGAGGAGGTCAGCAGCCTCGCCCCGGAGTCCGTGCGCGGTGAGGCGATGGGCCTGCACGGTTCGGCGCTCACCGCGGGCAGCGCGCTGGGCGCACCGCTCGCCGGGGTGGCCATCGACGCGTTCGGCGCGCCCTGGGGCTTCGTCGCGGTCGGCTGCGCAGGCCTGCTGGCCGCCGTGGTCGCGTGGACGCTGCTCCAGTCCTCGAACCGGCGCCGGGCCGCGGTGGCCGCCGCCTAG
- a CDS encoding YggT family protein, with protein sequence MAEPAERHRRRATPAVSRAKAVSVIAGTLRWAGTVVAVLLVAHVVLTVGGANPANGITRFVASWADPLALGFRDLFVPEDPKARVLVNYGLAALVWLVVTSVVVRVVRRFG encoded by the coding sequence ATGGCCGAACCCGCCGAACGCCACCGCCGCCGCGCCACACCTGCCGTGAGCAGGGCGAAGGCGGTCTCCGTCATCGCCGGGACACTCCGCTGGGCCGGCACCGTCGTCGCGGTCCTGCTGGTCGCCCACGTGGTGCTCACGGTCGGTGGCGCGAACCCGGCGAACGGCATCACCCGCTTCGTGGCCTCCTGGGCGGATCCTCTCGCCCTGGGCTTCCGCGACCTGTTCGTCCCGGAAGACCCGAAGGCAAGGGTCCTGGTCAACTACGGCCTGGCCGCGCTGGTCTGGCTCGTGGTCACGTCGGTCGTGGTGCGGGTGGTTCGCCGGTTCGGCTAG